The Populus trichocarpa isolate Nisqually-1 chromosome 11, P.trichocarpa_v4.1, whole genome shotgun sequence genome has a segment encoding these proteins:
- the LOC7463813 gene encoding protein STICHEL-like 3 encodes MTKAVRTRILKDANGDIGDHLRNHIHLTNCIHLKNHMLKQSPILADRSLIRDLIALQRSRSLRDPSASPPSWHSPSVVDLLPKKGDTDATIREGRSSVGTERRREGRRLFGSSSPSANLAPSKVVPSDVSGGNNDGVAAISDRSINSGFRDGRRVKREESSKKSNRVNQLGGDGDPLQDQAVDGLIHDTVSGNSESKDRKSKHKGKHSQDVHIKTLSEQLHEIPMDTDVASSNMHLHGRHTRQEKIVEPETSIRGYGGVHRVRRRKFRSTRRTRASAPASRDVGGQKEMSVASNSFAQGSARPRYHMEEEEYGDQNVTRAPRNGCGIPWNWSGIHHRGKTILDIAGRSLSCGLSDTRKGSTASHGRDFPGMPVASDRSSSSTKSDVEALPLLVEASGSQESTDNAGWVHDYSGELGIYADHLLKNDIDSDLASEARSGEQRKLGRNQNGRHQNLTQRYMPRTFRDLVGQNLAAQALSNAAVRRKVGFLYVFYGPHGTGKTSCARIFSRALNCQSLEHPKPCGYCNSCISHDMGKSRNIREVGPVSNFDFKSIIDLLDNMIISQTPSQYRVFIFDDCDTLAPDCWSAISKVIDRAPRRVVFVLVCSSLDVLPHIIISRCQKFFFPKLKDADIIYTLQWISSKEDIDIDKDALKLIASRSDGSLRDAEMTLEQLSLLGQKISVPLVQELVGLISDEKLVDLLDLAISADTVNTVKNLRVIMETGVEPLALMSQLATVITDILAGSYDFTKERPRRKFFRRNPLSKDDMEKLRQALKTLSEAEKQLRMSNDKLTWLTAALLQLAPDQQYLLPSSSTETSFNHSPLALNNMGGRDIARKGGERVEMPNNKRGLSTHVRLENLPGGTSANFQNSGSTNGINMDRKRNAASGMASQWTSVQTSDAVRVNGRQVSGKSRKGHEEIWLEVLEKIQINSMREFLYQEGKLISVSFGAAPTVQLIFSSHLTKLKAEKFRAHILQAFESVLGSPVTIEIRCELNKETNAGFHLPAASKIGSSQMAMDSEPNAGSRMPRTGDSLEGRSEIVEIPASPRKYEGNEPANHNVESSRRGLQRTWAGESVSNKKPAMGSMVERRILGEPSQSKSIVRSKVSLAHVIQQAEGCTQQAEWSKHKAVSIAEKLEQENLRLEPRSRSLLCWKATRVTRRKLSRMKIRTRKPRSLLKLVSCGKCLSSKPPR; translated from the exons atgaCCAAGGCTGTCCGCACTAGGATTCTCAAGGATGCAAATGGTGATATCGGTGATCATCTTCGAAATCATATTCATTTGACCAATTGTATTCATCTGAAAAACCATATGCTTAAGCAAAGCCCCATTCTGGCTGATAGGTCATTAATCCGGGACCTCATTGCCCTTCAGAGGTCCCGATCTTTGAGGGACCCTTCGGCCAGTCCTCCTTCATGGCACTCACCTTCTGTAGTTGATTTGCTTCCTAAGAAAGGGGACACAGATGCAACCATTCGAGAAGGTAGAAGCTCGGTTGGCACCGAGCGTCGAAGGGAAGGTAGGAGGTTGTTCGGTAGTTCTTCACCCTCGGCAAATTTGGCACCATCAAAGGTTGTCCCAAGTGATGTTAGTGGGGGTAATAATGATGGGGTAGCAGCTATTAGTGATCGTAGCATTAATAGTGGATTTAGGGATGGTAGAAGAGTTAAGAGAGAAGAATCTAGTAAAAAAAGTAATAGGGTTAATCAGCTGGGTGGTGATGGAGACCCTTTACAAGATCAAGCTGTTGATGGTTTAATTCATGATACCGTTTCAGGGAATTCCGAATCAAAAGATAGAAAAAGTAAACATAAGGGGAAGCATAGTCAAGATGTGCATATTAAGACCCTTTCAGAGCAGCTACATGAGATTCCAATGGATACTGATGTGGCATCTTCCAACATGCATCTTCATGGAAGACACACCCGGCAGGAGAAAATTGTTGAGCCTGAGACCAGTATTCGTGGCTATGGCGGGGTGCATAGAGTGAGAAGGCGAAAGTTTCGAAGTACCAGAAGAACTCGGGCTTCTGCTCCAGCTTCAAGGGATGTTGGGGGACAGAAGGAAATGTCTGTTGCTTCCAATTCATTTGCTCAAGGTTCAGCACGGCCAAGGTATCAcatggaggaagaagaatatGGGGACCAAAATGTCACAAGGGCTCCCAGAAATGGATGTGGGATTCCATGGAATTGGTCAGGAATTCATCACAGGGGTAAAACAATCCTTGATATTGCTGGAAGAAGCTTATCTTGTGGCTTGTCAGACACAAGGAAAGGTAGCACTGCTTCCCATGGGAGAGATTTTCCTGGTATGCCTGTGGCATCTGATCGTTCTAGTTCATCTACTAAATCTGATGTAGAGGCTTTGCCTCTACTAGTGGAGGCATCCGGATCCCAAGAAAGCACTGATAATGCTGGTTGGGTGCACGACTATTCAGGAGAGCTAGGTATATATGCTGATCATTTGttgaaaaatgatattgattCTGATCTTGCTTCTGAAGCTAGATCTGGTGAACAACGTAAGCTTGGGCGGAACCAGAATGGTAGGCATCAAAATCTTACACAAAGGTACATGCCGAGAACCTTCAGAGATCTAGTGGGACAGAATTTAGCAGCGCAAGCTCTTTCTAATGCTGCTGTTAGGAGGAAGGTTGGGTTTCTATATGTGTTTTATGGGCCTCATGGTACTGGGAAAACCTCATGTGCTCGGATATTTTCCAGAGCTTTGAATTGTCAATCTCTGGAACATCCCAAACCTTGTGGCTATTGCAATTCTTGCATTTCACATGATATGGGTAAGAGCCGAAATATAAGGGAAGTTGGCCCAGTCAGTAATTTTGACTTCAAGAGCATCATAGATTTGCTTGACAATATGATTATTTCTCAGACGCCATCTCAATATAGAGTTTTTATTTTCGATGACTGTGATACTCTGGCCCCTGACTGCTGGAGTGCCATATCGAAGGTCATTGATCGAGCACCCAGACGTGTAGTTTTTGTCCTTGTCTGCTCAAGTCTTGATGTTTTGCCTCATATAATTATATCCAGATGCCAGAAATTCTTTTTCCCAAAGCTTAAAGATGCAGATATTATATATACTTTGCAGTGGATTTCATCCAAAGAAGATATAGATATTGATAAGGATGCTCTAAAACTTATTGCATCGCGATCAGATGGATCTTTGAGGGATGCTGAGATGACACTTGAACAATTAAGTTTGCTTGGGCAGAAGATATCTGTTCCTCTGGTTCAGGAATTG GTTGGACTAATCTCTGATGAAAAATTAGTGGATCTTCTTGATTTAGCAATATCTGCAGACACAGTAAATACTGTGAAGAATTTGAGAGTCATAATGGAAACTGGTGTAGAGCCATTAGCTTTAATGTCACAACTTGCTACAGTTATCACTGATATACTAGCTGGTAGCTATGATTTCACAAAAGAAAGGCCTAGAAGGAAGTTTTTTCGACGAAATCCAT TGTCCAAAGATGATATGGAAAAGCTGCGTCAGGCCCTCAAAACTTTGTCAGAGGCTGAAAAACAACTTAGGATGTCAAATGACAAATTAACATGGCTAACAGCTGCCTTGCTTCAACTTGCTCCCGATCAGCAGTATCTGCTCCCTAGTTCATCCACAGAAACTAGTTTTAATCATAGCCCTCTGGCCCTAAATAACATGGGTGGAAGAGATATTGCCAGGAAAGGTGGTGAACGGGTGGAGATGCCCAATAACAAGAGAGGTTTGTCAACGCATGTCAGATTGGAAAATCTCCCTGGTGGAACTTCTGCTAATTTCCAGAACAGTGGTTCAACAAATGGTATTAACATGGACAGAAAAAGAAATGCTGCATCTGGGATGGCTTCTCAATGGACATCTGTGCAAACTTCTGATGCAGTCCGGGTGAATGGCAGGCAGGTTTCAGGTAAAAGCCGTAAGGGACATGAAGAAATTTGGTTGGAGGTGCTTGAGAAGATTCAAATTAACAGTATGAGAGAGTTCTTGTATCAAGAAGGAAAGCTAATCTCTGTCAGTTTTGGGGCAG CTCCAACTGTGCAGTTGATATTCAGTTCACATCTCACCAAATTGAAGGCAGAGAAGTTTAGGGCACATATTTTACAAGCATTTGAATCTGTTCTTGGATCGCCAGTGACAATTGAGATCCGATGTGAGTTGAACAAGGAAACAAATGCAGGGTTCCACTTGCCAGCAGCTTCTAAAATTGGTTCATCTCAGATGGCTATGGACTCAGAGCCTAATGCTGGGAGCAGAATGCCTAGGACTGGAGATTCTCTAGAAGGGAGGAGTGAAATTGTTGAAATACCAGCTTCTCCAAGGAAATATGAGGGTAATGAACCAGCAAACCACAATGTAGAATCTAGTAGAAGAGGTTTACAGCGCACATGGGCAGGAGAATCAGTTTCGAATAAGAAACCAGCCATGGGGTCTATGGTGGAAAGAAGAATACTTGGGGAACCAAGTCAGAGTAAGAGCATTGTGAGAAGCAAGGTTTCCCTTGCGCATGTAATTCAGCAAGCTGAAGGATGTACACAGCAGGCTGAATGGTCAAAACACAAAGCAGTCTCCATAGCTGAAAAgcttgaacaagaaaattt GAGACTGGAACCTAGATCAAGAAGCTTGCTTTGCTGGAAAGCAACAAGAGTGACACGTCGGAAG CTTTCTCGTATGAAAATCAGGACACGAAAACCACGTTCATTACTGAAGCTTGTCTCCTGTGGAAAGTGTCTCTCTTCTAAACCTCCTAGGTAG
- the LOC7463812 gene encoding U-box domain-containing protein 17 codes for MATAAIFSSLRRRRSPSLEAFLAPVDLTDVALVQTLVSVSTELVSCFSGKSLFFQRKNSRSLIRKIEVFVVLLEYLRDSGAGSALSPPTIVCFKELYLLLYRSKILLDCCVQSSKLWLLLQNHTISGHFHDLNQEISTLLDVFPLDDVELSEDVREQIDLMHKQSRKATLFIDKEEEDLRVSFFSFLDEFEKGKIPNMVDLRMFFVEGLGIKDAKSSRAEIEFLEEQIVNHEGDIEPTASVLNGFVAIARYCRFLLYGFEENEVELQIGNQKKLRKGLISQEIAETFITIPKDFCCPISLDLMRDPVIISTGQTYDRSLISRWMEEGHCTCPKTGQMLMNTRLVPNRALRNLIVQWCTAHGIPYDPPENTDSLVEAFAAAMPSKAAIEANRATATLLIHKLASGSQHAKTVAARGIRLLAKSGRENRAFIAEAGAIPHLRNLLSSTNSVAQENSVTAILNLSIHDKNKSQIMDETGCLGSIVGVLRFGLTTEARENAAATLFSLSAVHDYKKRIADEEGAVEALAGLLRAGTPRGKKDAVTALFNLSTHTENCLRMIEAGAVTALVGALGNEGVAEEAAGALALIVRQPIGAKAVGGEEMAVAGLIGMMRCGTPRGKENAVAALLELCRSGGTVATEKVLKAPALWGLLQSLLFTGTKRARRKAASLARVFQRCENYSLHFGGLGAGYAFAGNSAPNRDSSFVNEVSVPVSISVPVL; via the coding sequence ATGGCCACCGCTGCTATATTTTCTTCTCTAAGGCGGCGAAGATCGCCGTCTTTAGAAGCTTTCTTGGCGCCGGTTGATTTAACCGATGTGGCTCTTGTACAGACTCTTGTATCAGTATCAACAGAGCTTGTGTCTTGTTTCTCAGGGAAGTCACTCTTCTTTCAAAGAAAGAATTCTCGTTCCTTAATCCGTAAAATTGAAGTCTTTGTTGTTTTATTGGAGTATTTGAGGGACTCGGGGGCTGGTTCTGCTTTATCCCCCCCCacaattgtttgttttaaagaaCTTTATTTGTTGCTCTACCGCTCAAAGATATTGCTTGATTGTTGTGTGCAATCCAGTAAATTATGGTTGTTGCTTCAAAACCATACAATTTCGGGACATTTTCATGATTTGAATCAGGAAATATCTACCCTTTTGGATGTATTTCCGTTAGATGATGTTGAATTGAGTGAAGATGTTAGGGAACAGATTGATCTCATGCATAAACAATCAAGGAAGGCGACTTTATTTATTgacaaggaggaggaggatttgAGGGTTAGTTTCTTTTCGTTTCTTGATGAGTTTGAGAAAGGGAAGATTCCTAACATGGTGGATTTGAGGATGTTTTTTGTGGAAGGTTTGGGGATTAAAGATGCTAAGAGTTCTAGGGCGGAGATTGAGTTCTTGGAGGAGCAAATTGTCAATCACGAGGGAGATATTGAGCCCACAGCTTCGGTGCTTAATGGGTTCGTTGCAATTGCTCGCTATTGTAGGTTTTTGCTTTATGGGTTTGAGGAAAATGAGGTGGAGTTGCAAATTGGGAATCAGAAGAAGCTGAGAAAAGGGTTGATTAGCCAAGAGATTGCAGAGACTTTTATTACAATCCCAAAGGATTTTTGCTGTCCAATATCGTTGGATTTGATGCGAGATCCAGTGATTATTTCAACAGGGCAGACATATGATCGGAGTCTGATCTCTAGGTGGATGGAGGAAGGGCACTGTACTTGCCCCAAGACTGGGCAGATGCTCATGAACACCCGCCTTGTTCCAAATCGGGCTTTGAGGAATCTGATCGTGCAATGGTGTACTGCTCATGGAATCCCTTATGACCCTCCAGAAAATACAGATTCATTAGTAGAGGCTTTTGCAGCAGCTATGCCTTCCAAAGCTGCAATTGAAGCCAACAGAGCAACAGCAACACTTCTTATTCATAAGCTAGCAAGCGGTTCGCAACATGCAAAGACCGTAGCTGCTCGTGGGATACGTTTGTTGGCGAAATCAGGAAGAGAAAACCGCGCTTTCATTGCAGAAGCTGGTGCAATCCCCCACCTTCGTAATCTGCTGTCTTCTACAAACTCTGTCGCACAAGAGAATTCTGTTACAGCAATACTCAATTTATCCATCCATGATAAGAATAAAAGCCAAATTATGGATGAAACGGGGTGTCTGGGATCGATTGTTGGAGTATTGAGATTTGGACTCACAACAGAGGCAAGAGAAAACGCAGCAGCGACATTATTTAGCCTGTCAGCAGTTCATGACTACAAGAAGAGAATAGCAGATGAGGAAGGGGCAGTTGAAGCCTTGGCTGGTCTGTTGAGAGCAGGAACACCACGAGGGAAGAAGGATGCTGTCACAGCGTTATTTAATCTGTCAACTCATACAGAGAACTGTTTGAGAATGATAGAAGCAGGTGCAGTTACTGCACTAGTTGGGGCTTTGGGAAATGAAGGGGTTGCAGAGGAAGCAGCTGGTGCACTGGCTTTGATTGTGAGGCAGCCAATTGGGGCTAAGGCTGTAGGGGGAGAAGAAATGGCCGTGGCTGGGTTAATAGGAATGATGCGTTGTGGAACAccaagaggaaaagaaaatgctGTTGCAGCACTGCTTGAGTTATGCCGGAGTGGTGGAACAGTTGCCACTGAGAAAGTGCTCAAGGCACCTGCATTGTGGGGTTTACTTCAGAGTCTACTGTTCACAGGCACAAAGCGAGCAAGAAGGAAGGCAGCATCACTTGCCCGAGTGTTTCAGAGGTGTGAGAATTATTCCTTGCATTTTGGTGGATTAGGTGCTGGATATGCATTTGCTGGAAACTCTGCTCCGAATAGGGATTCAAGTTTTGTCAACGAAGTGTCAGTGCCCGTGTCCATATCAGTGCCTGTTCTATAG